A genomic window from Cutibacterium acnes includes:
- a CDS encoding LutB/LldF family L-lactate oxidation iron-sulfur protein yields the protein MSTELRRVTYGNHGVARLTPAPDKPGTYMGMPKFSKAVKGELNLSVQRKNMRNATMTIRNKRAMRVSESPDWQDLRDAAESIKNRVGRHLDHYLVEAEKNLTANGVHVHWARDGEEANRIVAQIAKDKGVDEVVKIKSITSQETDLNEYLEEQGIAAWETDLAELIVQLGHDRPSHIVVPAIHRNRAEVREIFLHEMKNYGRPAPEDISENPPELTNAARLHLREKFLRAEMAVSGGNFVLADTGSLVIVESEGNGRMCLTLPDTLVSIVGIEKVLPSFDDLEVFLKLLPRSATGERMNPYNSVWSGVTDGDGPQEQHVIFLDNGRTDVLADTLGREVLRCIRCASCINICPVYERAGGHAYGSVYPGPIGAVLNPQLRGVEHPVDRGLPYACSLCGACNEVCPVKIPFTDILLKLRNKVVKSEKADRIPQDYEVAGEMGLMKTASWAFSDHKHFEAIQVGSRGVGRVLRGKKMGPVPVPVAERWLKYRDVDAPPADTFRTWWKKNREAQR from the coding sequence ATGAGTACCGAACTGCGTCGCGTCACGTACGGAAACCACGGCGTCGCCCGGTTGACCCCAGCCCCCGACAAGCCCGGCACGTACATGGGCATGCCGAAGTTTTCGAAGGCCGTCAAGGGCGAGTTGAACTTGTCGGTGCAGCGCAAGAACATGCGTAATGCCACCATGACGATTCGCAACAAGCGCGCCATGCGTGTCTCCGAATCCCCGGATTGGCAGGATCTGCGTGATGCTGCCGAGTCCATCAAGAATCGCGTCGGCCGCCACCTCGACCATTACCTCGTCGAGGCGGAGAAGAACCTGACTGCGAATGGCGTTCACGTCCACTGGGCCCGGGACGGCGAGGAGGCCAACCGCATCGTCGCCCAGATCGCCAAGGATAAGGGGGTTGACGAGGTCGTCAAGATCAAGTCGATCACCAGTCAGGAAACTGACCTCAACGAGTACCTCGAAGAGCAAGGCATCGCGGCGTGGGAGACGGACCTAGCCGAACTCATCGTGCAGCTGGGCCACGACCGTCCGTCCCACATTGTCGTGCCGGCTATCCACCGTAACCGTGCTGAGGTCCGCGAGATCTTCCTACATGAGATGAAGAATTATGGCCGTCCGGCCCCCGAGGACATCTCGGAGAACCCGCCGGAGCTAACCAACGCGGCTCGTCTGCACTTGCGCGAGAAGTTCCTGCGCGCCGAAATGGCCGTCTCGGGTGGCAATTTCGTGCTCGCCGATACTGGGTCCTTAGTGATCGTTGAGTCTGAGGGCAATGGCCGTATGTGCCTGACTCTGCCGGACACCCTGGTGTCGATTGTCGGCATCGAGAAGGTGCTGCCGAGTTTCGACGACCTTGAGGTTTTCCTCAAGCTGTTGCCGCGTTCGGCCACCGGGGAACGGATGAACCCGTACAACTCGGTGTGGAGTGGTGTGACCGACGGTGACGGGCCGCAGGAACAGCACGTCATTTTCCTTGATAACGGTCGTACCGACGTGCTTGCCGACACCCTTGGCCGCGAGGTGTTGCGGTGCATTCGGTGCGCTTCGTGTATCAACATCTGCCCGGTTTACGAGCGGGCGGGCGGTCACGCTTACGGCTCGGTGTACCCGGGGCCGATCGGTGCTGTGCTCAATCCGCAGTTGCGGGGCGTGGAGCATCCCGTCGATCGTGGTCTGCCGTATGCGTGTTCGCTGTGCGGTGCGTGTAATGAGGTATGCCCGGTGAAGATCCCCTTCACCGATATCCTCCTCAAGCTGCGTAATAAGGTGGTCAAGTCCGAGAAAGCCGACCGTATACCGCAGGACTACGAGGTGGCCGGCGAGATGGGTCTCATGAAGACGGCCTCGTGGGCGTTCAGTGATCACAAACATTTCGAGGCGATCCAGGTTGGCTCGCGTGGCGTGGGACGTGTCCTGCGCGGCAAGAAGATGGGGCCGGTTCCGGTGCCGGTGGCCGAGCGGTGGCTTAAATATCGCGACGTTGACGCACCCCCGGCTGACACTTTCCGCACCTGGTGGAAGAAGAACAGGGAGGCTCAGCGATGA
- a CDS encoding LutC/YkgG family protein: protein MTTISTDPVARTEILARIRPASTDITNSDPVADVPIEWEYGTGIDMDDVVGTFVEKVIDYKATVVRVKGADVPQAVVEGLRSTGAEHSAVVPVGLDKSWVGAIKTAGFDARLDDPQLSKKELNDTDAVVTGAACGIADTGSIVLTHVEDQGRRAITLVPDRHVCVVKASQVVSDVPEAIQIVKPAVHEGHPLTFISGGSATSDIELSRVDGVHGPRRLYVIVVDDR, encoded by the coding sequence ATGACCACAATTAGCACTGATCCGGTGGCGCGTACCGAGATCCTCGCCCGGATTCGTCCCGCCAGCACTGACATCACCAATTCTGACCCGGTCGCAGATGTGCCGATCGAGTGGGAGTACGGCACTGGCATCGACATGGACGACGTGGTTGGCACCTTTGTCGAAAAGGTCATCGACTACAAGGCGACCGTCGTGCGGGTCAAGGGGGCTGACGTTCCCCAGGCCGTCGTTGAGGGGCTGAGGTCTACCGGTGCTGAGCACAGCGCCGTCGTTCCGGTCGGTTTGGACAAGTCCTGGGTGGGGGCGATCAAGACTGCCGGGTTTGACGCCCGCCTCGATGATCCGCAGCTATCGAAGAAGGAGCTCAATGACACCGATGCTGTCGTCACCGGCGCTGCGTGTGGTATCGCTGACACGGGCAGCATCGTGTTGACCCACGTGGAGGACCAGGGGCGTAGGGCTATCACCCTTGTCCCGGATCGCCACGTCTGCGTCGTCAAGGCTAGCCAGGTGGTTTCCGACGTCCCGGAGGCCATCCAGATCGTCAAACCGGCGGTGCATGAGGGACACCCGTTGACCTTCATTTCCGGTGGTTCGGCCACCTCTGACATTGAGTTGTCCCGGGTTGACGGAGTGCATGGGCCTCGTCGGCTTTATGTCATCGTCGTCGACGACCGGTGA
- a CDS encoding ABC transporter ATP-binding protein yields MIIDDVTFSYRRHHEVLHGVTVELAPGRTVLLGPNGAGKSTLFSLCSGSRAPTSGRIGLAGMAEASSRTLRRRVGLMRQNVLPMPGFTVREQIIYCGWLMGMSTREATVRADDVIAAVNLTEKADDRTSRLSGGQLRRVGLAQVLVGEPEVLLLDEPMAGLDPAQRVRFRAVLEHVPDDRVTVVSTHQVDDLTDSYDRVIVLSCGRVVFDGTPKEFVDLAPECSQRRAEMAYLGLVADE; encoded by the coding sequence ATGATCATTGACGATGTGACGTTTTCCTACCGGCGTCACCACGAGGTCCTGCACGGTGTGACCGTCGAGCTTGCTCCCGGCAGGACAGTCTTGCTGGGCCCTAACGGGGCAGGTAAGTCCACTCTGTTCTCTCTGTGCTCGGGATCCAGGGCGCCCACCTCGGGGAGGATCGGTCTGGCCGGGATGGCTGAGGCGTCGTCGCGGACGTTGCGCCGGCGAGTAGGGCTGATGAGGCAGAACGTTCTCCCCATGCCAGGGTTCACCGTGCGTGAGCAAATCATCTATTGCGGGTGGCTCATGGGAATGAGTACTCGTGAGGCCACCGTGCGGGCAGATGATGTCATTGCAGCGGTCAATCTGACCGAAAAAGCCGACGATCGCACATCCAGACTCTCGGGCGGGCAACTGCGTAGGGTTGGCCTGGCCCAGGTACTCGTCGGGGAGCCGGAAGTGCTACTGCTCGACGAGCCCATGGCCGGGCTGGATCCTGCACAAAGGGTGCGTTTTCGCGCTGTCCTCGAGCATGTTCCTGATGATCGCGTCACCGTGGTGTCCACTCACCAGGTTGACGACCTCACTGACAGCTATGACAGGGTGATTGTACTGTCATGTGGCCGGGTCGTCTTCGACGGAACCCCTAAGGAGTTCGTGGATCTGGCGCCAGAGTGTTCGCAGCGTCGTGCTGAAATGGCCTACCTCGGTCTGGTGGCCGACGAATGA
- the cydC gene encoding thiol reductant ABC exporter subunit CydC has protein sequence MNARTTQLLKTLLRDVPRGRWLLVLSTLLAACASGASVALMGVSAWLLSRAAEMPPVLYLEAAAVGVRFFGISRGVFRYAERLVGHDLALRMQGALRMRVYDRLSRTTLLGRRRGDLLVRVTADVDAVLDMVVRVIVPACASSLVIIGTTVLLARFSLTSAAVLLLSALLAAVVMPAITQRLSRAADSSLVPLRGQLADRTRELAHCAPDLVAYGAQDAILADVLEVDSRLRTAEQRAAWGRGLGTAGQILAAGLAVVSALWIGGNAVADGRIGGRILAVLVLTPLALHEVFGAFTGAAQTHTRAKAALQRVVEVLDAPQVGVGDSPTAAASEEKPSLVIEGLTVGWPGNQPVLSNVNLHVVAGESVAIVGRSGIGKTTLAATIMGLIPPLTGTVTTTGRVRYLAQNAHVFATSISENVRIGCKEATEDEVLTALSRAGLAIPPRRVVTEDGSSLSGGEAQRLALARVLVNHGTPADPATHDLLILDEPSEHLDVETSEALMSDLWATTSGTAKVVITHDPLVMARCDRVWHVG, from the coding sequence ATGAACGCGCGAACCACCCAGTTGCTCAAGACTCTGTTGCGGGATGTCCCGCGAGGTCGCTGGCTACTCGTCCTGTCGACCCTGCTCGCCGCATGTGCATCCGGAGCGTCCGTGGCCCTCATGGGTGTGTCAGCGTGGTTGCTGTCTCGGGCCGCAGAGATGCCACCGGTGCTCTACCTGGAGGCCGCAGCCGTCGGGGTGCGATTCTTCGGCATCTCCCGCGGTGTCTTCCGCTACGCCGAACGTCTGGTAGGCCACGACCTGGCTCTGCGGATGCAGGGGGCATTGCGGATGCGGGTCTACGACCGGCTGTCACGTACCACCCTGCTGGGACGTCGCCGGGGTGACCTGCTGGTACGGGTTACTGCCGACGTCGACGCGGTGTTGGACATGGTCGTGCGGGTGATCGTTCCGGCGTGCGCGTCAAGCCTCGTCATCATTGGCACGACGGTCCTGCTAGCCCGGTTCTCATTGACTTCGGCTGCGGTCCTACTACTGTCGGCCCTACTGGCGGCCGTCGTCATGCCGGCGATCACTCAACGCCTGTCCCGGGCTGCCGACTCCTCCTTGGTGCCGCTGCGTGGTCAGTTGGCCGACCGCACTCGCGAGTTGGCCCATTGCGCCCCTGATCTGGTGGCTTACGGAGCCCAGGACGCGATCCTGGCCGATGTGTTGGAGGTCGATTCCCGGTTGCGCACCGCCGAGCAACGAGCGGCATGGGGACGAGGTCTCGGCACCGCAGGTCAGATCCTGGCGGCCGGGTTAGCAGTCGTCTCGGCCCTATGGATCGGTGGCAATGCGGTTGCCGACGGGCGTATCGGTGGGCGAATCCTGGCTGTGCTGGTGCTGACCCCACTGGCCCTCCACGAGGTGTTCGGAGCGTTCACGGGGGCCGCCCAGACTCATACCCGTGCCAAGGCGGCCCTGCAGCGGGTAGTCGAGGTGCTCGACGCGCCTCAGGTCGGGGTGGGCGACTCCCCCACCGCGGCTGCTTCCGAGGAAAAACCCTCCTTGGTGATCGAGGGGCTTACGGTTGGTTGGCCGGGAAACCAGCCCGTGCTCTCAAACGTCAACTTGCACGTGGTGGCTGGGGAATCAGTGGCCATCGTCGGCAGGTCAGGAATTGGAAAGACGACCCTCGCGGCGACCATCATGGGGCTCATCCCACCGTTGACCGGGACAGTGACGACGACAGGGCGGGTGCGTTACTTGGCCCAGAATGCCCATGTGTTCGCAACGTCAATCAGCGAAAATGTACGCATCGGCTGCAAAGAGGCCACCGAGGACGAGGTTCTCACAGCGCTGTCTCGCGCTGGCCTAGCAATTCCGCCGCGACGAGTGGTCACCGAGGACGGCAGCTCCCTGTCAGGCGGTGAGGCCCAACGCCTGGCCTTGGCGCGGGTGCTCGTCAACCATGGCACTCCAGCCGATCCTGCAACTCACGATCTGCTCATCCTCGACGAGCCCAGCGAGCACCTAGACGTCGAGACCTCCGAGGCTCTCATGAGCGACCTGTGGGCGACCACCAGTGGGACCGCGAAAGTGGTCATCACCCACGACCCCCTCGTCATGGCACGATGCGACCGAGTCTGGCACGTTGGGTGA
- the cydD gene encoding thiol reductant ABC exporter subunit CydD, which produces MVGVATALLILAQAWLLSRGVSSVFAAHHLDGVAMWCGLLAAVFCGRACLAWLQESLAHQASASVKSQLRRDILQARLSRPTDATMPSGTLISLMTTGLDALDGYYSKYLPQLVLAVIVPAVLATAIGLNDLTSLVIVVVTIPLIPVFMALIGWRTEAAVAKRFKVATRLANHFADLVAGLPTLQVFGRARAQLEGLRRTEAANRSETMRTLRISFLSSFILELLATLSVALVAVTVGFRVAAGGMDLRTSLFILILAPEVFLPVRQVGVLFHDAADGMAAAEVSFGLIESGRPTAPKSDVEIASPREVPVVISGLTHTYEGTDRAAPDGLSLRIEPGSVVALVGHSGGGKTTALSCLLGFIDPDSGSILVGDRELIGADESVWQSWRRQLAYVPQVPAMMAGTVAENIRLGCSDAPEAMLRDALDRCGAAAIPLNKRIDDDAEGLSAGERRRVALARALVRVEQAEAGLLVLDEPTAGLDADTEATVLEAVRASGASVLVVSHRRNIIAAADVVVDLEVLA; this is translated from the coding sequence GTGGTGGGCGTGGCTACGGCTTTGCTCATCCTCGCACAGGCCTGGTTGCTGTCCCGTGGTGTCTCGTCGGTCTTCGCCGCCCATCATCTCGACGGCGTGGCGATGTGGTGCGGGCTGCTTGCGGCGGTGTTCTGTGGTCGAGCTTGCCTCGCCTGGCTGCAAGAATCCCTGGCTCATCAAGCTTCAGCGTCAGTCAAGTCGCAATTGCGGCGCGACATCCTGCAAGCCAGGTTGTCGCGTCCCACTGACGCAACAATGCCGTCGGGAACCCTCATCAGCCTGATGACAACAGGTCTGGACGCCCTCGACGGCTACTACTCGAAATACCTTCCCCAGCTTGTGCTGGCCGTCATCGTGCCAGCAGTGCTAGCCACCGCTATCGGCCTAAACGACCTCACCAGCCTCGTCATCGTCGTCGTGACGATCCCGCTCATCCCCGTTTTCATGGCCCTCATTGGCTGGCGGACCGAGGCGGCCGTAGCAAAACGGTTCAAGGTAGCCACCCGACTGGCCAACCACTTCGCTGATCTGGTCGCTGGGCTGCCGACCCTGCAGGTCTTCGGGCGAGCCCGCGCCCAACTCGAGGGGCTGCGCCGCACCGAGGCGGCCAACCGCTCCGAAACAATGCGCACCCTGCGCATCAGTTTCCTGTCCTCTTTCATACTTGAGCTGCTGGCGACCCTCTCGGTGGCCCTGGTGGCCGTTACCGTCGGTTTCCGAGTTGCCGCCGGCGGAATGGACCTGCGCACCTCCCTGTTCATCCTCATCCTCGCCCCTGAAGTTTTCCTGCCGGTGCGGCAGGTGGGGGTGCTCTTCCACGATGCCGCTGACGGAATGGCCGCCGCAGAGGTGTCCTTCGGGCTTATTGAGTCCGGGCGGCCGACGGCACCCAAGAGCGACGTCGAGATCGCCTCACCTCGCGAGGTCCCGGTGGTCATCAGCGGGTTGACGCACACGTATGAAGGGACGGATCGTGCCGCCCCTGACGGGTTGTCTCTGCGCATCGAGCCCGGGAGTGTCGTCGCCCTCGTCGGGCACTCCGGTGGTGGCAAGACGACCGCCCTGTCGTGTCTGCTCGGATTCATCGACCCCGATTCCGGGTCTATCCTCGTCGGCGATCGCGAACTCATAGGGGCCGACGAATCGGTATGGCAGTCGTGGCGACGTCAGCTGGCCTACGTGCCCCAGGTGCCAGCGATGATGGCCGGTACGGTGGCCGAGAACATCCGTTTAGGGTGCTCGGATGCGCCCGAGGCCATGTTGCGCGACGCCCTGGATCGCTGCGGAGCCGCGGCAATCCCGTTGAATAAGCGTATCGACGACGACGCCGAAGGTCTGTCCGCCGGGGAACGTCGTCGTGTGGCCTTGGCCCGCGCTCTGGTGCGGGTGGAGCAGGCCGAGGCCGGTCTGCTGGTCCTTGACGAGCCGACGGCAGGTCTTGACGCCGACACCGAGGCGACCGTGTTGGAGGCGGTACGTGCCTCGGGAGCATCGGTGCTCGTCGTGTCCCATCGTCGCAACATCATCGCGGCAGCCGACGTGGTCGTCGACCTGGAGGTGCTGGCATGA
- the cydB gene encoding cytochrome d ubiquinol oxidase subunit II, translating into MLPVLETTAHSPLTIVWFVLITVLWVGFFFLEGFDFGVAMLLPFLGRDDKDRRLMVNTIGPTWDGNEVWLLTAGGATFAAFPGWYATMFSGLYLPLLLVLLGLIVRGVAFEYRSKNPSSSWRNAFDWMATIGSFLPTLVLGVGFANFVRGLAVGPHSTPDGGTAPLVTTSFWGLFTPFALIGGILFVVLFCAHGANFVALKTMGDMHDRARKTSAKLGWIATVVALVWALMFNIMYVTRDGRQVLTWIICLLVVVLLAAGSAVVAKGREGLAFLCTALGIALMIVACMFAMYGNLGYRPSGIAFDMWIASATGRTLKIMTISACVFVPIVLAYQVWSYWVFRKRLTREAIPDTAVAA; encoded by the coding sequence ATGCTTCCCGTTCTTGAAACTACTGCCCACTCGCCCCTGACGATCGTCTGGTTCGTCCTCATCACCGTTCTGTGGGTCGGATTCTTCTTCCTCGAAGGATTCGACTTCGGCGTCGCCATGCTGCTGCCCTTCCTGGGACGTGACGACAAGGATCGTCGTCTCATGGTCAACACCATCGGACCGACCTGGGACGGCAACGAGGTGTGGTTGCTGACCGCCGGTGGCGCTACCTTCGCCGCCTTCCCCGGCTGGTACGCGACGATGTTCTCCGGTCTGTACCTGCCACTACTACTGGTGTTGCTCGGTCTCATCGTCCGTGGCGTTGCCTTCGAATATCGTTCGAAGAACCCGTCCTCCTCGTGGCGCAACGCTTTCGACTGGATGGCCACTATTGGTTCCTTCCTGCCCACCTTGGTGCTCGGCGTCGGCTTCGCGAACTTCGTCCGCGGCCTGGCCGTCGGCCCGCACTCGACCCCAGACGGCGGCACTGCGCCGTTAGTGACGACCTCCTTCTGGGGCTTGTTCACTCCGTTCGCCCTCATCGGCGGCATTCTGTTCGTGGTGCTCTTCTGCGCTCACGGAGCTAACTTCGTCGCGCTCAAAACGATGGGTGACATGCACGACCGCGCTCGCAAGACCTCGGCCAAGCTGGGCTGGATCGCCACCGTCGTTGCCCTGGTGTGGGCCTTGATGTTCAACATCATGTACGTCACCCGAGACGGACGTCAGGTGCTCACCTGGATCATCTGCCTGCTCGTCGTCGTGCTGCTGGCCGCTGGTTCGGCGGTCGTCGCCAAGGGCCGCGAGGGGCTGGCTTTCCTGTGCACCGCTCTGGGTATCGCCCTCATGATCGTTGCCTGCATGTTCGCCATGTACGGCAACCTCGGGTACCGCCCGTCGGGTATCGCATTCGACATGTGGATTGCCTCCGCAACCGGCCGGACACTGAAGATCATGACGATCAGCGCCTGCGTCTTCGTGCCGATTGTGCTCGCCTACCAGGTCTGGAGTTACTGGGTGTTCCGCAAGCGCCTCACTCGGGAGGCCATCCCGGACACCGCGGTGGCTGCCTAA
- a CDS encoding cytochrome ubiquinol oxidase subunit I produces MDAQLIARWQFGITTVYHFFFVPITIALSMLVAVMQTVWLKTRNDRYLRLTKFYGKLFLINFALGVVTGIVQEFQFGMNWSEYSRFVGDIFGAPLALEALVAFFMESTFVGLWVFGWEKLPKGVHLACIYLTAIGTMISAVFILAANSWMQNPVGASYNPVTHRAELTDFGAVLSNPVFKATFVHQISSSYTVAGALIAAIAFWHLAKVARGRTTSQISDAEEVESVRTWRWASKFGAWVLIVACVGVVLSGDYQGKVMTDAQPMKMAAAEAAYQNTSDFSVLTIGNKDGSEEVWALKIPGMLGFLGNGKWGSQVKGINELKSYQVHEYTYHRKDGSQTPLQASYQNVLRQKIDANGIKLEPNVPLSYWTFRIMITLGMIGGLIGLVMLIAMRGGRNPKPHGWLTLFMIALPLLPLFAISFGWIFTEMGRQPWIVAGVLPTTAAVSPNVSAGSVLFSTIAYTVVYGILAVVEVGLFWKALKEGLPELSTRDQPVTEGEDTPLSFAY; encoded by the coding sequence ATGGATGCCCAACTGATCGCCCGATGGCAATTCGGGATCACGACGGTCTACCACTTCTTCTTCGTCCCGATCACGATCGCGCTATCGATGCTCGTGGCGGTGATGCAGACAGTGTGGCTTAAGACCCGCAACGACCGTTATCTTCGTCTGACCAAGTTCTACGGCAAGCTCTTCCTCATCAACTTCGCCCTCGGCGTCGTCACCGGAATCGTGCAGGAGTTCCAGTTCGGCATGAACTGGTCGGAATACTCGCGATTCGTTGGCGACATCTTCGGTGCTCCGCTGGCCCTTGAGGCCTTGGTGGCCTTCTTCATGGAGTCCACCTTCGTTGGCTTGTGGGTGTTCGGCTGGGAGAAACTCCCCAAGGGAGTCCACCTGGCGTGCATCTACCTGACCGCCATTGGCACCATGATCTCCGCAGTATTCATCCTCGCGGCAAACTCCTGGATGCAGAATCCTGTCGGAGCCAGCTACAACCCAGTCACCCACCGGGCCGAGCTGACCGATTTCGGGGCCGTGCTAAGCAATCCGGTATTCAAGGCGACTTTCGTTCACCAGATCTCATCTTCCTACACGGTGGCTGGCGCCCTTATCGCCGCCATCGCCTTCTGGCACTTGGCCAAAGTCGCCAGGGGACGCACCACCTCCCAGATCTCCGACGCCGAAGAGGTCGAGAGCGTCCGCACGTGGCGCTGGGCCTCGAAGTTCGGCGCATGGGTGCTCATTGTCGCTTGCGTCGGCGTTGTGCTGAGTGGCGACTACCAGGGCAAGGTCATGACCGACGCACAGCCCATGAAGATGGCTGCTGCCGAGGCGGCTTACCAGAACACCTCGGACTTCTCAGTGCTGACCATCGGCAACAAGGACGGCTCGGAGGAGGTGTGGGCTCTCAAGATACCCGGCATGCTCGGCTTCCTCGGTAACGGCAAGTGGGGCTCGCAGGTCAAGGGCATCAACGAGCTCAAGAGCTATCAGGTCCACGAGTACACCTACCATCGCAAGGACGGCTCGCAGACCCCCCTGCAGGCCTCTTACCAGAATGTGCTGCGTCAGAAGATCGACGCCAACGGCATCAAACTCGAGCCGAACGTCCCGTTGTCCTACTGGACCTTCCGCATCATGATCACCCTCGGCATGATCGGTGGCCTTATCGGCCTCGTCATGCTCATCGCAATGCGCGGAGGCCGCAACCCGAAGCCGCACGGGTGGCTGACCCTCTTCATGATCGCCCTACCCCTGCTGCCACTGTTCGCCATTTCCTTCGGTTGGATATTCACGGAGATGGGACGCCAGCCTTGGATCGTCGCGGGTGTGCTGCCAACTACGGCAGCCGTCTCACCCAACGTTTCGGCCGGCAGCGTGCTTTTCTCGACCATCGCCTACACCGTCGTCTACGGAATTCTGGCGGTCGTCGAGGTGGGGCTGTTCTGGAAGGCCCTCAAGGAGGGGCTGCCTGAGCTCTCCACCCGTGATCAACCTGTTACCGAGGGCGAGGACACTCCGTTGTCCTTCGCATACTGA
- a CDS encoding APC family permease: protein MAEVKNSQLTAHNDTDMAKDQTKVLQRTLNRFDIVFLIVSAVVGLEMLGSVSAEGPETFTWLVFLIIVFLIPYSLIFAETGSAFVGEGGVYLWTRRAFGRPAAAVTSVFTWITQPVWVGGSMAFLNAEAARNHLVHFSAGSAGDYLFKLAFIWLTVFAAILSLAKAKWIPTAGAFFKISFLCLFLVTAAVYATQHGVQPLSLGSFSPTLRGFITLTPLLLFAFLGFEGGSSASGEMRNAQHDVSVSVLRSATMAGIFYLLPVATILLVLPPSDIDGVSGLLKAVNTVFSVYGPAAEPMMVLALVMFTLANIGQGAAWMIMSDRMQAMAAADGSFFGGFFGKFHPRLGTPVHVNLLSGIVSTLFMLAAMELTGSSADLFNVVLGVAVTTYLFSYLLIIPAAAKLRLSEPDVERPFRAGPNWFFILMCVVTTTFVAFGSWVSIFPGTLEALVGMPHDFSKAQGVSYASFEALTLGTLAFIIVMALIGYWRGAPLRRSGISTESLNQTSTEVHRRERTCD from the coding sequence ATGGCCGAGGTCAAAAACTCCCAGCTGACTGCCCACAACGACACTGACATGGCGAAGGACCAGACGAAGGTCCTGCAACGTACCCTCAACCGATTCGACATCGTCTTCCTCATCGTTTCTGCGGTGGTCGGGCTGGAGATGCTGGGATCGGTCTCAGCCGAAGGCCCCGAAACCTTCACCTGGCTGGTATTCCTCATCATCGTCTTCCTCATCCCCTATTCCCTCATCTTCGCCGAGACCGGCTCGGCCTTCGTCGGCGAGGGAGGGGTGTACCTATGGACCCGACGTGCCTTTGGGCGGCCAGCTGCCGCCGTCACCAGTGTCTTCACCTGGATCACCCAGCCAGTATGGGTGGGCGGCTCGATGGCTTTCCTCAACGCGGAGGCCGCCCGCAACCACCTCGTTCACTTTTCCGCAGGATCGGCTGGTGACTACCTGTTTAAGCTGGCCTTCATCTGGCTGACGGTGTTCGCCGCTATCTTGTCCCTAGCTAAAGCCAAATGGATTCCTACTGCCGGCGCCTTTTTCAAAATCTCCTTCCTGTGCTTGTTCTTAGTCACCGCCGCCGTGTATGCGACCCAACACGGCGTCCAGCCCCTCAGTCTTGGTAGCTTCTCTCCCACCCTGCGCGGATTCATCACCCTGACGCCTTTGCTGCTCTTCGCCTTCCTTGGTTTTGAGGGTGGATCGAGCGCGTCGGGGGAGATGCGCAACGCCCAGCACGACGTCTCGGTCTCGGTGCTCCGTTCGGCCACTATGGCTGGAATTTTTTACCTCCTTCCAGTGGCAACGATTCTGCTCGTCCTACCTCCCTCCGACATCGACGGAGTCTCGGGACTACTTAAAGCCGTCAACACCGTCTTCTCGGTATATGGACCGGCTGCCGAACCGATGATGGTGCTAGCCCTCGTTATGTTCACTTTGGCGAATATCGGTCAGGGCGCGGCGTGGATGATCATGTCCGACCGAATGCAGGCCATGGCCGCTGCTGATGGTTCCTTCTTCGGTGGGTTCTTCGGGAAGTTCCACCCCCGGCTGGGCACGCCGGTGCACGTCAACCTGCTATCGGGGATCGTCTCCACTCTTTTCATGCTCGCCGCCATGGAGTTGACGGGTTCTAGCGCTGACCTGTTTAACGTCGTCCTCGGAGTGGCAGTAACGACCTACCTGTTCAGCTACCTGCTCATCATCCCGGCCGCAGCCAAACTGCGGCTTAGCGAGCCCGACGTCGAACGGCCCTTCCGGGCCGGCCCGAACTGGTTTTTCATCCTCATGTGCGTAGTGACGACGACATTTGTCGCCTTTGGGTCATGGGTAAGCATCTTCCCAGGCACCCTGGAGGCCCTGGTGGGAATGCCTCACGACTTCTCCAAAGCCCAGGGGGTCTCGTATGCCTCCTTCGAGGCGCTGACACTCGGCACCCTGGCTTTCATCATCGTCATGGCGCTCATCGGCTACTGGCGTGGGGCTCCGCTACGCCGGTCGGGTATCTCCACTGAGTCTTTAAACCAAACGTCAACGGAGGTTCACAGGCGCGAACGGACGTGCGATTAA